The following coding sequences lie in one Apium graveolens cultivar Ventura chromosome 1, ASM990537v1, whole genome shotgun sequence genomic window:
- the LOC141716071 gene encoding exopolygalacturonase-like, which produces MSASSMAILVTFSQLIVFTLISSCTAQRGSNAKFFDVTAYGAVANGKDDNSKQFLRAWGDACQWNGNSVMIIPKGIYQLNPVEFTGPCKGSIVVRIVGDLKASTDISVQYWISFKHVDWLLVEGSGTVDGQGAAVWSRDDCKHNGRVCNPLPISMGFNFVKNSKIANLNMINSKSVHLKLYRSQQVMISGVKITAPENSPNTDGINIAESQDIKVQDCNIACGDDCVSMLNGNQNVEVFNVACGPGHGISVGSLGQSVGDGKSVGVTGLHVKNCTLRGTENGLRIKTWAPSDPGLVSDFLFEDIHMENADNPIIIDQHYCPSHSCNNQAQSSIQIKNVTFVNIWGQSSTPVAVNIQCSSKVPCSEFKLQNINLAYNGREGVAKSECLNVHGQSFGQEHPSGCF; this is translated from the exons ATGTCTGCATCATCAATGGCAATTCTTGTTACATTTTCGCAACTCATCGTATTTACGTTGATTAGCTCTTGTACTGCACAAAGAGGCTCCAATGCCAAGTTTTTCGATGTTACAGCATACGGTGCTGTGGCTAATGGAAAGGATGATAACTCGAAG CAATTTTTGAGAGCATGGGGAGATGCATGCCAATGGAATGGCAATAGTGTGATGATTATACCTAAGGGGATATACCAGCTTAATCCTGTAGAGTTTACGGGACCGTGCAAAGGTTCCATTGTTGTGAGGATCGTTGGTGATCTTAAGGCTTCTACTGACATTTCTGTGCAATATTGGATTAGTTTTAAACACGTTGATTGGTTGCTGGTTGAAGGAAGTGGTACTGTGGATGGTCAAGGTGCTGCTGTTTGGAGTAGAGACGATTGCAAGCATAACGGCAGAGTCTGTAACCCTCTTCCTATA TCGATGGGATTCAATTTTGTCAAAAACTCAAAGATTGCCAACTTGAATATGATCAACAGCAAAAGTGTTCACTTGAAGTTATATAGAAGCCAACAAGTGATGATTAGCGGAGTCAAAATTACAGCTCCAGAGAACAGTCCAAATACTGATGGGATAAATATAGCCGAATCTCAGGACATAAAAGTCCAGGACTGCAACATTGCTTGTGGTGACGATTGTGTATCCATGCTTAACGGAAATCAAAATGTGGAAGTTTTTAATGTTGCCTGCGGACCTGGCCATGGCATTAGTGTGGGGAGCCTTGGACAGAGTGTTGGAGATGGAAAGAGCGTGGGTGTTACCGGATTGCATGTTAAAAATTGTACTCTCAGAGGTACTGAAAATGGCTTGAGGATCAAAACATGGGCACCGTCTGACCCTGGCTTGGTCAGTGATTTTTTGTTCGAAGATATACACATGGAGAATGCTGATAATCCTATTATCATCGATCAACATTATTGCCCCAGTCACAGTTGTAACAACCAG GCACAATCCTCAATTCAAATAAAGAATGTGACATTCGTAAACATATGGGGACAATCAAGTACACCAGTAGCCGTAAATATCCAATGTAGCAGCAAAGTGCCTTGTTCTGAGTTCAAGCTCCAAAATATAAATCTGGCCTACAATGGAAGAGAAGGAGTAGCAAAATCAGAGTGTTTGAATGTCCATGGTCAATCCTTTGGTCAAGAGCATCCTTCTGGTTGTTTTTAA